The Pseudomonas allokribbensis genome has a window encoding:
- a CDS encoding DUF411 domain-containing protein, with protein sequence MRNHLRLAALSALFISSLAQAADLIPIEVHRDANCGCCKKWISHLEANGFKVEDHVEADMSSFKQQHGVPPRLASCHTAIINGKFVEGHVPAEQVLALSKRDDLLGVAAPGMPMGSPGMEMDGMSDAYQVIGLKKDGADVVVADYPAH encoded by the coding sequence ATGCGAAACCACCTGCGTCTGGCCGCCCTGAGCGCGCTATTCATCTCCTCCCTGGCGCAAGCCGCCGACCTCATCCCGATCGAAGTCCACCGCGACGCCAACTGCGGCTGCTGCAAAAAGTGGATCAGCCACCTGGAAGCCAACGGTTTCAAGGTCGAGGATCACGTTGAAGCCGACATGAGCAGCTTCAAGCAACAACACGGCGTACCACCGCGTCTGGCGTCCTGCCACACCGCAATCATCAACGGCAAATTCGTCGAAGGTCACGTCCCCGCCGAACAAGTGCTGGCGCTGAGCAAGCGTGACGATCTGCTTGGCGTGGCGGCACCGGGGATGCCGATGGGCTCGCCGGGCATGGAAATGGACGGCATGAGCGATGCCTATCAAGTCATCGGCCTGAAAAAGGATGGGGCTGATGTGGTGGTGGCGGATTACCCGGCCCATTGA
- a CDS encoding methyl-accepting chemotaxis protein, producing MPAFRTIQARYTLFLVLFILLLSVLTVVGISQLVAPKLRHTEEQVVLNRIAEVAEQIQGELNKVQSQQRSITQTIPLLDSAAIDTVLPGLVDQYGELKVFGGGIWPLPGQREAGRNKFSTFWHRDSSGKLAVNTFWNSDAAPNYYDQSWYKGGLQTPRGQCAWAAAYKDDASAEPRTNCAMAIQKNGTTWGVSTIDVTLGFFNDLVARKEKDLSAEMLIVEADGKIISNSSRINGPIVLKNISELAGSSPFASQVKAGLQQRDQAQRVEFDNNGEASTFFMRPIEGTPWFLATALPTKLITAQRDDVLSTLSLLQIPLVILLVLWQVYAIRQLIQRMKALKANIDLLSSGDADLTRRITIRAEDELGAIGHSVNTFIAYLQNMIGEVTQATGAMASSLDNLQRTSAHTSQILLRHASETDQTVTAINEMSSTAESVAQNAAETAAFTQRANENADRSRVVVGEASSSVVALIDEVASATHKVESMQQDAQRITEILGVIGAIAGQTNLLALNAAIEAARAGEQGRGFAVVADEVRALAARTQASTSEINEMLTRLTQGVSSSVSAMENTQASCQSAADATARVNSGLDEMAGSVSHINSLSTQIATAAEQQSAVTEEINRSMVQIRHMVDELVQSGQASELNTRQLLEANSRVGAIMGRFKVR from the coding sequence ATGCCCGCATTCCGTACCATTCAGGCTCGCTACACGCTGTTTCTGGTTCTATTTATCCTGTTGCTGTCGGTCCTGACCGTGGTAGGCATCAGCCAGTTGGTCGCGCCGAAACTGCGTCATACCGAAGAGCAGGTGGTGCTCAACCGCATTGCCGAGGTCGCCGAGCAGATCCAGGGCGAACTGAACAAGGTTCAATCGCAGCAACGCAGCATCACCCAGACCATCCCGCTGCTCGACAGTGCCGCCATCGATACGGTGCTGCCGGGGCTGGTGGACCAGTACGGTGAATTGAAAGTATTTGGCGGTGGTATCTGGCCACTGCCCGGTCAGCGTGAGGCGGGACGCAACAAGTTCAGCACCTTCTGGCATCGCGACAGCTCCGGCAAACTCGCCGTGAACACCTTCTGGAACAGCGACGCAGCGCCCAACTATTACGACCAGAGCTGGTACAAGGGCGGCCTGCAGACCCCGCGCGGCCAATGCGCCTGGGCCGCCGCCTATAAAGACGATGCCAGCGCCGAGCCACGCACCAACTGCGCCATGGCCATCCAGAAGAACGGCACGACCTGGGGTGTATCGACCATCGACGTGACGCTGGGCTTCTTCAACGACCTGGTGGCGCGCAAGGAAAAAGACCTCAGCGCCGAAATGCTGATCGTCGAGGCCGACGGCAAAATCATCAGCAACAGTTCGCGCATCAATGGCCCGATCGTGCTGAAAAACATCAGCGAGCTGGCTGGCAGTTCACCTTTCGCGAGTCAGGTAAAGGCTGGCTTGCAGCAACGTGATCAGGCCCAGCGCGTCGAGTTCGACAACAACGGCGAGGCCAGCACCTTCTTCATGCGCCCGATCGAAGGCACGCCTTGGTTCCTCGCCACCGCCCTGCCGACCAAGTTGATCACCGCCCAGCGCGATGACGTGCTCAGCACCCTGAGCCTGTTGCAGATCCCGCTGGTGATCCTGCTGGTGCTGTGGCAGGTCTATGCGATCCGCCAATTGATCCAGCGCATGAAGGCCCTGAAAGCCAACATCGATCTGCTGTCCAGCGGCGATGCCGACCTGACACGCCGCATCACCATCCGCGCCGAAGACGAACTCGGCGCGATCGGTCACTCGGTCAACACCTTCATTGCCTACCTGCAAAACATGATCGGCGAAGTCACCCAGGCTACCGGCGCCATGGCTTCGAGCCTCGACAACCTGCAACGTACGTCGGCGCACACCAGTCAGATTCTGCTGCGCCACGCCTCGGAAACCGACCAGACCGTCACCGCGATCAACGAGATGAGTTCGACCGCTGAAAGCGTCGCGCAGAATGCCGCCGAAACCGCCGCCTTCACCCAGCGCGCCAACGAAAACGCCGACCGTTCGCGGGTGGTGGTCGGCGAAGCGTCGAGCAGCGTGGTCGCGCTGATCGACGAAGTGGCCAGCGCCACGCACAAGGTCGAAAGCATGCAACAGGACGCGCAGCGCATCACCGAGATTCTCGGGGTGATTGGCGCCATTGCCGGCCAGACCAACCTGCTGGCGCTGAACGCCGCCATCGAAGCCGCCCGCGCCGGTGAGCAGGGACGCGGCTTCGCGGTGGTGGCCGACGAAGTGCGCGCCCTCGCCGCTCGCACCCAAGCCAGCACTTCGGAAATCAACGAAATGTTGACCCGCCTGACCCAGGGCGTGAGTTCGTCGGTCAGCGCCATGGAAAACACCCAGGCCAGTTGCCAGTCGGCCGCCGACGCCACGGCGCGAGTCAACAGCGGCCTCGACGAGATGGCCGGCTCGGTCAGCCACATCAACAGCCTCAGCACGCAGATCGCCACCGCCGCCGAACAGCAAAGCGCCGTCACCGAAGAGATCAACCGCAGCATGGTGCAGATCCGTCACATGGTCGATGAACTGGTGCAAAGTGGTCAGGCCAGCGAGCTCAACACCCGACAGTTGCTGGAAGCCAACAGCCGGGTCGGCGCGATCATGGGCCGGTTCAAGGTGCGCTGA
- a CDS encoding GNAT family N-acetyltransferase: METVTLRSYRNSDAPAVSNLFRKTYGDLYAQPHVYLPCMIDRNHALGRWHSLVAVAEDQMLGHATLIRAKGSHIAELALSVVAPETRGQNIATRLGRQLLIHAQALGYRGVTIKQVTGHPYTQRMAASLGFQSVGWLPDHVPSPFNASARESLVIGYTPVDDNRRPLPTQPWPESCRDFMRQMCSVFGTQDKAAPWVGEPVQLEQQLNRYEGIFKEIDGGLLKQLQELPAHWLISVRLRLAKEFASAFHLLTTAGFVFTGLVPDERGAGWLALFHRGARPPALTLICPQMQRLHDDLQSLIAKPSSSV; the protein is encoded by the coding sequence ATGGAAACAGTCACCCTGCGCAGTTACCGCAACAGCGACGCTCCTGCCGTGAGCAATCTGTTCCGAAAAACCTACGGCGATCTTTACGCCCAGCCTCACGTCTATCTGCCCTGCATGATCGATCGCAACCATGCGCTGGGTCGCTGGCACTCTCTGGTCGCCGTCGCCGAAGATCAAATGCTGGGACACGCGACCTTGATTCGTGCCAAGGGATCGCACATCGCCGAGCTGGCATTGAGCGTGGTTGCCCCCGAAACCCGAGGTCAGAACATTGCTACTCGCCTGGGACGGCAGCTGTTGATTCATGCGCAAGCGTTGGGATACCGGGGCGTGACGATCAAACAGGTCACCGGCCATCCCTACACACAGCGCATGGCAGCCAGTCTCGGCTTTCAGAGTGTCGGATGGCTGCCCGACCATGTCCCGTCTCCATTTAATGCCTCGGCGCGGGAATCGCTGGTCATCGGTTACACGCCTGTCGACGATAACCGACGTCCGCTCCCGACCCAGCCGTGGCCCGAAAGCTGCCGGGATTTCATGAGGCAGATGTGCAGCGTGTTCGGAACACAGGACAAGGCCGCGCCCTGGGTGGGCGAACCGGTACAGCTGGAACAACAATTGAACCGGTATGAAGGCATTTTCAAAGAGATCGATGGCGGCTTGCTCAAGCAGTTGCAGGAACTGCCGGCGCATTGGCTCATTTCAGTCAGGCTCAGGCTGGCAAAGGAATTCGCAAGCGCTTTTCACTTGCTGACGACGGCAGGATTCGTGTTCACCGGGCTGGTGCCGGATGAGAGAGGAGCTGGCTGGCTGGCGTTGTTTCATCGTGGCGCCAGGCCACCGGCGTTGACGCTGATTTGCCCGCAGATGCAGCGGCTGCATGACGACCTGCAATCGCTCATTGCCAAGCCATCATCGTCCGTGTAA
- a CDS encoding phenylacetate--CoA ligase family protein, translating into MIPRIELQELVAFARKHSSFYASHFAGVPEQVTALTDLPVIDPAHYWKGSQDLDRWPVLTASLGNALVFKTGGTTSDGKLSVFERREWQTLVEDFGRSLTGQLNKGDRVANLFFVGDLYASFIFTHDALAHVQPGVVEFPFTGHVESTVLADSISRHRINVLAGLPAHLLTFAAWLEHQGRRLECIECLLYGGESLFPVQLQLLGRVFPNVRVASMGYASVDAGFIGASHRDCALGEHRMAQGHSVLEILDEQTGEVIEECDRTGRLVMTNLTRRLMPLIRYPVGDRACWRELERTPARKFALMGRSADSQRVRVGVLTLLPDEIGDTVQRLTGSDDWQLVIEQAGTKDILRLKWAPDAVQPASADTDRRLHHALIEHYPLIEQLNADHLLDVVIHCCTVQELSRHPRSGKRQRVLDLRVYDRLPMEQR; encoded by the coding sequence ATGATCCCAAGGATTGAATTGCAGGAGCTGGTCGCTTTTGCGCGCAAGCATTCAAGCTTTTACGCCAGCCACTTTGCCGGCGTCCCCGAGCAGGTAACGGCACTGACCGATTTACCCGTGATTGACCCCGCGCACTACTGGAAAGGCAGCCAGGACCTTGACCGCTGGCCGGTATTGACCGCAAGCCTGGGCAACGCACTGGTGTTCAAAACCGGAGGGACCACCAGCGATGGCAAACTGTCGGTCTTCGAGCGGCGGGAATGGCAAACGCTGGTGGAGGATTTCGGTCGCAGCCTCACCGGGCAACTGAACAAGGGCGACCGGGTCGCCAACCTGTTTTTTGTCGGCGACCTGTATGCCAGTTTCATCTTCACTCACGATGCCCTGGCCCACGTTCAGCCGGGCGTCGTGGAGTTCCCTTTCACCGGCCATGTCGAGTCGACCGTGCTGGCCGATTCGATTTCCCGGCATCGGATCAATGTACTGGCCGGTTTACCGGCCCATTTGTTGACCTTCGCCGCGTGGCTGGAACATCAGGGACGCCGGCTGGAGTGCATCGAATGCCTGCTCTACGGCGGTGAAAGCCTGTTCCCGGTGCAGTTGCAACTGCTCGGCCGGGTGTTCCCCAATGTACGCGTCGCCTCCATGGGGTACGCCAGCGTCGATGCCGGCTTTATCGGCGCCAGTCATCGCGACTGCGCCTTGGGTGAACACCGGATGGCGCAGGGCCACAGCGTGCTGGAAATCCTCGACGAACAGACCGGTGAGGTAATCGAAGAATGCGATCGCACAGGCCGCCTGGTGATGACCAATCTCACCCGGCGGTTGATGCCGCTGATTCGTTATCCGGTCGGCGACCGCGCCTGTTGGCGAGAACTCGAGCGAACGCCCGCGCGCAAATTCGCGCTGATGGGCCGCAGCGCCGACAGCCAGCGAGTCAGAGTGGGAGTCCTGACACTGCTGCCCGATGAAATCGGCGATACGGTGCAACGCCTCACCGGCAGTGACGATTGGCAACTGGTGATCGAACAGGCCGGAACGAAAGATATCCTGCGCCTGAAATGGGCTCCGGACGCTGTGCAACCTGCTTCGGCAGACACCGACCGGAGGCTGCACCACGCGTTGATTGAACACTACCCGTTGATCGAACAACTCAATGCCGATCACTTGCTGGACGTGGTGATTCACTGCTGCACGGTTCAGGAACTGTCACGCCATCCGCGCTCCGGCAAACGCCAGCGCGTGCTGGATCTGCGCGTCTACGACAGACTGCCCATGGAACAGCGCTGA